One stretch of Urocitellus parryii isolate mUroPar1 chromosome 12, mUroPar1.hap1, whole genome shotgun sequence DNA includes these proteins:
- the LOC144249562 gene encoding ral guanine nucleotide dissociation stimulator-like: MNLGVQYFIVRKRPQVKGKEFSESTCKSSRPLSHKQVGDTCLIRVHLETQSPEMAKSVLVTCQDRAPVVIRSALDLHFLTEENPEDYELGQIISRRQKLRIPAEANVFYAKNPHKKSNFVLRKRSLSQKNDGWIQPQPPSRPGKKAPALLRMLAKPFCCCVPGRG; the protein is encoded by the exons atgaatctgggagtacaatatttcatcgtgaggaaacgcccccaggtcaagggaaaggag ttctcagaatcaacctgcaagtcctccaggccgctttcccacaagcaggtgggagacacctgcttaattcgtgtccacttagaaacacaaagtccagagatggccaagagtgttctg gtgacctgccaggatagggctcctgttgtcatccgcagcgccctggacctacacttccttactgaggagaatccagaggattatgagctgggccaaatcatctctcgccgtcaga agctgaggattccagcagaggccaacgtattttatgccaagaatcctcacaaaaaatccaactttgtgctgaggaaaaggagcctctcccaaaagaatgatgggtggatccagcctcaacctccctctcgtcctggaaagaaggctccagccctcctgaggatgcttgcaaaaccattctgctgctgtgtgcctgggcggggctga